From a single Calothrix sp. NIES-2098 genomic region:
- a CDS encoding ABC-3 protein, which translates to MNLFTDCQITWLAIANTQDLVSLLQFPFMQRAIAGAVLMGILGGLLGSFVTLRQLSFFSHAVGHAALVGVALGVLLQLNPTWMLLPFTLVFGVIVLYLIDKTDLASDSVLSIVLSGALAIGVILTSLIKGYRGNLMGVLFGDILAIDATDLILTLLVLVSSSIFLLSTLRQQILLTLNADVAQVQGIPVQLYRYGFVILLSLAVAVAIKAVGVLLVNAFLVIPASTAKLMSHHFTRFLVFSVTIGSITSLVGMIVSGIFNLASGPSIVLVQFLVFVAVFLWIKLTMKVA; encoded by the coding sequence ATGAATTTATTCACTGATTGCCAGATAACTTGGCTCGCGATCGCCAATACGCAAGATTTGGTGAGTTTATTACAATTCCCATTTATGCAGCGTGCGATCGCGGGTGCTGTTTTAATGGGAATACTTGGCGGTTTGTTAGGCAGTTTTGTCACTTTACGCCAGTTATCTTTTTTTAGCCATGCTGTCGGTCATGCAGCATTAGTAGGTGTAGCGCTAGGTGTCTTACTACAATTAAATCCTACGTGGATGTTACTGCCATTTACCCTAGTTTTTGGTGTGATTGTTCTCTACTTGATCGACAAAACCGATTTAGCAAGCGATAGCGTACTCAGTATAGTTCTTTCCGGAGCCTTGGCGATCGGTGTTATTCTCACAAGCCTAATCAAAGGCTATCGCGGCAACTTGATGGGAGTGCTGTTTGGGGATATTCTCGCTATTGATGCCACAGATTTAATATTGACACTGCTTGTCTTAGTAAGTAGCAGTATATTCTTACTCTCAACCCTAAGACAGCAAATTTTGTTGACTTTGAACGCAGATGTAGCCCAGGTACAAGGTATTCCAGTTCAGTTGTATCGTTATGGTTTTGTAATCTTGCTTTCATTAGCTGTGGCTGTAGCCATTAAGGCTGTCGGCGTTTTGCTAGTCAACGCTTTTTTAGTGATTCCTGCTTCTACTGCCAAATTAATGAGTCACCATTTTACCCGTTTCTTAGTATTTTCAGTAACGATTGGTTCTATTACCAGTCTTGTAGGCATGATAGTTTCGGGTATTTTTAACTTAGCCTCTGGGCCTAGTATTGTTCTAGTTCAGTTTCTGGTGTTCGTGGCTGTATTCCTCTGGATCAAGTTGACGATGAAAGTAGCCTAA
- a CDS encoding ABC transporter-related protein, whose amino-acid sequence MINDKQEIASPILKVEGLTVYQGSYLAVRDVSFELLPGTDTAIVGPNGAGKSTLVKAILELIPHNAGKIEIFGRPMQNLGHLRHLLGYMPQNFIFDRSFPISVSELVGLGWARIPRENQPKSSLWKRWWKQDREKSVAVVQALKRTDAYHLRHQAIGTLSGGQLKRVLLAYCLVTPRKLLVLDEAFAGVDVQGAADFYLLLNELKREEGWTILQVSHDIDMVNHHCDRVLCLNQTVVCTGKPEIALSPKNLLATYGPGFSRYQHHH is encoded by the coding sequence ATGATAAATGACAAGCAAGAAATAGCATCACCTATTTTAAAAGTAGAGGGATTAACTGTATATCAAGGCAGTTACCTAGCAGTGCGAGATGTTTCTTTTGAATTATTACCTGGGACAGATACAGCTATCGTAGGGCCTAATGGTGCAGGTAAAAGTACATTAGTAAAAGCAATTTTAGAATTAATTCCGCATAATGCAGGCAAGATTGAAATATTTGGTCGCCCAATGCAAAATTTAGGGCATCTACGCCATTTATTGGGCTATATGCCACAAAATTTTATCTTTGACCGCAGCTTTCCAATTTCGGTTAGTGAGTTGGTAGGATTAGGATGGGCTAGGATTCCCAGAGAAAATCAGCCTAAAAGTTCATTATGGAAAAGGTGGTGGAAACAAGATCGGGAAAAATCAGTAGCAGTGGTGCAAGCTTTAAAGCGAACTGATGCTTACCATTTGCGACATCAAGCTATTGGGACTCTCAGCGGCGGTCAGCTCAAACGGGTATTATTGGCTTACTGTTTAGTCACACCCCGAAAACTTTTAGTACTAGATGAAGCATTTGCCGGAGTAGATGTACAAGGTGCAGCAGATTTTTATCTCTTGCTCAACGAGCTAAAGCGTGAGGAAGGTTGGACAATATTACAAGTTTCCCATGATATTGATATGGTTAACCACCATTGCGATCGCGTTCTTTGTCTCAACCAAACAGTTGTTTGCACTGGTAAACCAGAAATTGCCCTTTCACCCAAAAACCTCTTAGCAACCTACGGCCCTGGCTTTAGTCGTTACCAGCATCATCACTAA
- a CDS encoding periplasmic solute binding protein → MVRTHIEPKKGRTRSGILPLIVLSILSIASCNQSLTDRKAASQDLPSAKKTKIVTTFLPIYWFTKAVAGDAAEVEILVPPGTEVHEYQAKPENVRAIATANVLVKNGLGLEKFLEETVKNAQNPKLTEIDSSKGIKSIGAISPIVNTAKNEKDHDHEHEHTEGNPHIWLDPVLAKQQVTNIRDGLIAADPQNQATYVSNAAAYIQELDTLNRQFQQTLQKNPNCTFVTFHDAYPYLAQRYNLKQVAVVEIPEDQLSPADIQNVTNAVKKYQVKALLSEPGTDNKLLKNLSQDLKLNLQTLDSLENGDPDPQYYFKAMKANLQTLEAACK, encoded by the coding sequence GTGGTTCGCACTCATATAGAACCTAAAAAAGGCAGAACAAGAAGTGGTATTCTGCCTCTAATTGTGCTGTCGATATTATCAATAGCTAGTTGCAACCAATCGTTAACAGATCGGAAAGCAGCTTCCCAAGATTTACCATCTGCGAAAAAAACCAAAATAGTAACGACATTTTTACCGATATATTGGTTTACTAAAGCAGTAGCTGGAGATGCAGCAGAGGTAGAAATTTTAGTGCCGCCAGGTACGGAAGTACATGAGTATCAAGCCAAACCCGAAAATGTGAGAGCGATCGCTACTGCTAATGTATTAGTCAAAAACGGTTTGGGGCTGGAGAAATTTCTGGAAGAAACTGTCAAAAATGCCCAAAATCCCAAATTAACTGAAATCGACAGCAGTAAAGGTATAAAATCAATTGGTGCAATTTCACCCATTGTCAACACTGCTAAAAATGAAAAAGACCACGACCACGAACACGAACATACTGAGGGTAATCCCCACATTTGGCTAGATCCTGTTTTAGCAAAACAACAGGTAACAAATATTCGCGATGGGTTAATTGCAGCCGATCCTCAAAATCAAGCTACCTATGTGTCTAATGCAGCAGCTTATATTCAAGAATTAGATACCTTAAATAGGCAATTTCAGCAGACTTTGCAGAAAAATCCTAACTGCACCTTTGTCACTTTTCATGATGCTTATCCATATTTAGCTCAACGTTATAACCTCAAGCAAGTTGCAGTAGTAGAAATTCCTGAAGATCAACTCTCTCCAGCAGACATACAAAATGTAACTAATGCCGTCAAGAAATATCAGGTTAAAGCCTTATTGAGCGAACCAGGAACAGACAATAAATTACTAAAAAATCTCTCCCAAGACTTAAAGTTGAATTTGCAAACACTAGATTCCTTAGAAAATGGCGATCCAGATCCTCAGTATTATTTCAAGGCAATGAAAGCTAATTTGCAGACTCTGGAAGCAGCTTGTAAGTAA
- a CDS encoding S-layer region-like protein: protein MRKVWKSLLASSAVGGAMLFLSAAAVAGEISEPLVAADVEQETENFLQQQSMSQVTSVSQLSDVQPTDWAFQALQSLVERYGCIAGYPNGTFRGNRAMTRYEFAAGLNACLNRVNELIATGTADLVTKEDLAKLQTLQENFAAELATLRGRVDALEAKTAELEANQFSITTKLQGEVVTVVSDVLSGNQVNGEEIIDKNTTLGARARVELATSFTGKDTLFTRIQTNNILSPNIGTPEGNLFFAGEDGTNDAFIDALYYQFPIGEKLQVIALANAGAADDITDTINLFDGDGSFGALSTFGTRNPIYYQMNGAGLGVNYDFSNQLALSLGYLASSANNPTPGNGLFNGGYGALAQLIFKPSDRLKVAFTYINAYNQELATGSNRANVGSFLGGVVQNLTGSEEAVPVPTSSNSYGIEASFALSKKFVLGGWVGYTNTRNLSTAGDTINRGSVDVWNWAVTLGLPDLGKEGNLAGFIFGMEPKVTSSNITGLDRDPDTSYHIEAFYQYKVSDNISITPGVIWLTAPDHNEQNDDVVIGALRTTFSF from the coding sequence ATGCGGAAAGTATGGAAGTCTCTGCTGGCTAGTTCAGCAGTTGGCGGTGCAATGCTATTTTTGAGTGCAGCAGCAGTGGCGGGTGAAATTAGCGAGCCGCTTGTTGCAGCTGATGTAGAACAAGAGACTGAGAATTTCCTGCAACAACAGTCAATGTCTCAAGTTACCTCAGTATCTCAACTATCAGATGTGCAGCCTACAGATTGGGCCTTTCAGGCATTGCAATCTTTAGTAGAACGTTACGGTTGTATAGCAGGTTATCCCAATGGTACATTCCGGGGTAATCGCGCAATGACAAGATATGAATTTGCTGCTGGTTTAAATGCTTGTCTCAATCGTGTCAACGAACTTATCGCCACAGGTACAGCCGATTTAGTGACAAAAGAAGACTTAGCTAAACTGCAAACACTACAAGAGAACTTTGCCGCAGAATTGGCAACACTAAGGGGTCGGGTGGATGCATTGGAAGCCAAGACTGCGGAGTTAGAAGCAAATCAATTTTCTATCACTACCAAACTGCAAGGAGAAGTAGTGACCGTAGTCAGCGATGTTTTATCAGGTAATCAAGTCAATGGTGAAGAAATTATAGACAAGAATACAACTCTTGGGGCACGGGCAAGAGTTGAATTGGCCACTAGCTTCACGGGTAAAGATACGCTGTTTACCAGAATTCAAACCAATAATATTCTCAGCCCCAACATTGGGACACCAGAGGGTAACTTGTTCTTTGCTGGGGAAGATGGTACAAATGACGCTTTTATCGATGCACTATATTACCAATTTCCGATTGGTGAAAAACTGCAAGTAATTGCTCTTGCCAATGCTGGTGCAGCAGATGACATTACGGATACCATAAATCTCTTTGATGGAGATGGTAGCTTTGGGGCCTTGTCTACCTTTGGGACACGCAACCCGATTTATTATCAGATGAATGGTGCTGGGTTAGGAGTAAATTATGATTTTAGCAACCAATTAGCACTGAGTTTGGGGTATTTGGCGAGTTCAGCTAACAATCCTACTCCCGGAAATGGTTTATTTAATGGTGGATACGGTGCTTTAGCACAGCTAATCTTTAAACCAAGCGATCGCCTGAAAGTTGCCTTCACCTACATTAATGCCTACAATCAGGAATTGGCGACTGGTAGCAATCGGGCAAACGTCGGCTCGTTTCTTGGTGGAGTAGTTCAAAATTTAACCGGAAGTGAAGAAGCTGTTCCCGTACCTACTTCTAGTAATTCCTATGGTATAGAAGCATCTTTCGCCCTGAGTAAAAAATTTGTGTTGGGAGGCTGGGTAGGATATACCAATACTCGCAACCTATCCACAGCCGGAGATACAATTAACCGAGGCAGTGTTGATGTCTGGAACTGGGCTGTGACTTTAGGACTACCCGATCTTGGTAAGGAAGGGAACTTAGCTGGTTTTATCTTCGGTATGGAACCAAAAGTTACAAGTTCCAACATTACTGGACTAGACAGAGACCCAGATACTTCTTATCACATTGAAGCTTTCTACCAATACAAGGTGAGCGACAATATCAGTATTACTCCAGGAGTGATTTGGCTGACAGCACCAGATCACAATGAGCAAAATGACGATGTTGTGATTGGTGCTTTAAGAACTACATTTAGTTTCTAA
- a CDS encoding group 1 glycosyl transferase, whose translation MNATTEKRIALISVHGDPAIEIGKEEAGGQNVYVRQVGEALARLGWQVDMFTRKVSAEQETIVQHSDNCRTIRFQAGALEFVPRDNLFDYLPEFIDKFLEFQRKNGITYELVHTNYWLSSWVGMQLKKLQGCKQVHTYHSLGAVKYNTIATIPVIASKRLAVEKEVLETAERIVATSPQEKQHMRSLVSTKGNIDIIPCGTDIQQFGSINRQAARAKLGIDPDTKVVLYVGRFDPRKGIETVVRAVGASKLRASQKLHLIIGGGSTPGNSDGIERDRIEGIINELGMNDMTTLPGRLCQKVLPTYYAAADVCVVPSHYEPFGLVAIEAMASGTPVVASDVGGLQFTVVPEETGLLAPAQDVPAFREAIDRILMNPEWRDELGKAARERVINKFSWDGVASQLSELYTQLLEQPVAASVVQTLEQSLEKPAVKPAVESTKQPALLS comes from the coding sequence ATGAACGCTACCACTGAAAAACGCATCGCTTTAATTTCAGTTCACGGAGATCCGGCAATTGAAATTGGTAAGGAAGAAGCCGGAGGACAAAATGTTTACGTCCGACAAGTGGGTGAAGCACTAGCGCGGTTGGGATGGCAAGTTGATATGTTTACCCGCAAAGTGAGTGCGGAGCAAGAAACGATAGTTCAGCATAGTGATAATTGTCGAACCATCCGTTTCCAAGCAGGTGCTTTAGAGTTTGTACCGCGAGACAATCTTTTTGACTATTTACCAGAATTTATAGATAAGTTTTTGGAATTTCAACGAAAAAATGGCATTACCTATGAGTTGGTTCACACTAACTACTGGCTCTCAAGCTGGGTAGGAATGCAATTGAAGAAGCTCCAAGGATGTAAACAGGTTCACACATACCACTCTTTAGGAGCAGTTAAGTACAACACAATCGCAACAATTCCTGTAATTGCTAGTAAGCGATTAGCAGTAGAAAAAGAAGTTTTGGAAACAGCAGAAAGAATTGTCGCGACGAGTCCGCAAGAAAAACAACATATGCGATCGCTCGTTTCTACTAAAGGTAATATTGATATCATTCCCTGCGGTACAGATATTCAGCAATTTGGCTCTATCAATCGCCAAGCAGCACGGGCTAAGTTAGGTATTGACCCAGATACAAAAGTTGTATTGTATGTAGGTCGTTTCGATCCGCGCAAAGGTATAGAAACAGTAGTCCGTGCTGTGGGAGCCTCTAAGTTGCGTGCGTCGCAAAAACTTCATCTAATTATTGGTGGTGGTAGCACTCCCGGTAATAGCGACGGTATCGAACGCGATCGCATCGAAGGTATTATTAATGAATTGGGTATGAACGATATGACCACCTTACCCGGTCGTCTCTGCCAAAAAGTTCTACCCACTTACTACGCCGCTGCTGATGTATGCGTTGTTCCCAGCCACTACGAACCCTTTGGACTTGTAGCGATCGAAGCAATGGCTAGCGGTACGCCAGTGGTAGCCAGTGATGTTGGTGGACTTCAGTTTACTGTCGTCCCTGAGGAAACTGGCTTATTAGCACCAGCACAAGATGTACCCGCTTTTAGAGAAGCCATTGACCGAATTCTGATGAATCCAGAATGGCGTGATGAATTGGGTAAAGCTGCTAGAGAGCGCGTTATTAATAAATTTAGTTGGGATGGTGTGGCGTCTCAACTCAGCGAACTTTACACCCAACTATTAGAACAGCCTGTAGCAGCATCTGTAGTACAAACTTTAGAGCAAAGCTTGGAAAAACCTGCCGTAAAACCTGCGGTAGAATCTACCAAACAACCGGCTCTACTCAGCTAA
- a CDS encoding multi-sensor signal transduction histidine kinase: MLLFPQAQFMQKCVTTLSPEVSVEFAVQVMSRLETGYVLVLEQDRILGIFTERDLVKAIASGINLNVATLKDVMVHNVITVRASELGDVFPIVRLLQQHQISYLPVLDEQEQLLGIITDRSIQPALTQEFDRCDHLTQTQAQSQAQLDRILSNTNTIVSRIRQRSHQEFEYEYISASCEHILGYSPDEFLADQNLWSSQLSPEDRDLYFQQLQNAIAIQQTVSFEYRFSHKNESICWISDTFNTEWEETTQSWLIISVKSNITERKQAEQALRERKAFLRAIGDHIPNGFIYQMVRELDGSNRFYYISAGVEQTNGLQAEAILTDSSLLFNNVLAEDIPHILHKQEESVQTMSVFDIQLREYSPQGDIRWVRLCSTPRRLDNGRICWEGIRLDITDIKHTEETLRKNQALLIEAQKIAKIGNWEFDLATQKITWTEELFHILNRDPALREPTYEENLQLYHPEDAEKLHQAVEQAITTGESYKLILRLNTQPDDPPRYTEGIGHAELNADGQVIRLYGTAQDVTERFLAEKALQEKEKFLSSIYNGVEQCIFVVDILEDNDFRFVGLNPIAERLSGMRSVDMQGKTPEDLFPPEMASSIRQHYQACVTARETITYEECLPFKGQDTWWITSLTPLLNEHSRVYRIVGSSIEISDRKRAEEKLRQAELQYRTLVEQIPGIFYTAPTIATAEFAYISPQIYQLLNIPPEEWVAGHLNTWANYVHPEDRERIQKIFEYTIETGEPLIAEYRMFTHEGKIIWVQDRAMRVLAPDGKTPILQGLAFDISDRKQLELAVQASETRLNSILTTASASIVSLRVFANYDWEYEYQSIGGEILFGYTAQEITSNKQLWMSKVFPEDRDRVIYPLFEEIFAERTATVEYRFYHKDGSLRWISATYTSHRDEAADCWIVTGVSIDVSDRKRLELALQASEKRLKNILSTASASIFSFRVSSNQEWEYEYQSTASEVIFGYTPCEILADKDLWLSRVFPEDREKVIYSRFQLSVNEGTSSIEYRFRHKDGSLRWISTTYSSHRQEETDCWIIIGVSIDISDRKRVEEALRESETLFRTLSESAPIGIFRSDIHGMNIYTNPRFQVISGLSIEESFGDRWMRFIHPDDLALFLPQWRALATINQEFCSEVRYILSNSTLRFFRITIVPILSEKNELMGYVGTIEDITESRAIEKMKKEFISIVSHELRTPLAAIRGALGLLAAGVLQAQPETAQQMLDIAYNDTERLVRLVNDILDLEHLESNKFTIVKQWCDAATLIRKSVETVNALASENNVSLVMLLSSMQIWVDPDRIIQTLVNLIGNAIKFSPTNSTVAVSLEELSDRVLFKVQDQGRGIPDEMLESIFARFQQVDASDSRQKGGTGLGLAICRGIIQQHGGIIWAESTLGKGSIFYFTIPKINKSNTKVI, encoded by the coding sequence ATGCTGCTCTTTCCACAAGCTCAATTTATGCAAAAGTGTGTGACAACACTATCGCCAGAGGTATCAGTTGAGTTTGCAGTGCAAGTGATGAGTCGGCTAGAGACAGGCTATGTCTTGGTTTTAGAGCAAGACCGGATATTAGGAATTTTTACTGAAAGAGATTTGGTCAAGGCGATCGCATCAGGGATAAACTTGAACGTTGCTACCCTAAAAGATGTAATGGTACACAACGTCATTACCGTTAGAGCATCAGAGTTAGGCGATGTATTTCCTATCGTCCGCCTGTTGCAGCAGCATCAAATCTCCTATCTGCCAGTTTTGGACGAGCAGGAGCAACTATTAGGTATCATCACAGATCGAAGTATTCAGCCGGCACTAACACAGGAATTCGATCGCTGCGACCACCTTACACAAACACAAGCACAGTCACAAGCGCAGCTCGATCGAATTCTCAGCAATACAAACACGATTGTCAGCAGAATTAGACAGCGATCGCATCAAGAATTCGAGTATGAGTATATTTCTGCTAGTTGCGAGCATATTTTAGGCTATTCTCCAGATGAATTCTTAGCCGATCAAAATCTTTGGAGTTCTCAGCTGTCACCAGAAGACAGAGATTTATACTTTCAACAGCTTCAGAATGCGATCGCTATTCAGCAAACAGTTAGCTTTGAATATCGCTTTTCTCACAAAAATGAGTCAATCTGCTGGATTTCCGATACCTTCAATACAGAGTGGGAGGAAACAACCCAATCTTGGCTAATTATCAGTGTAAAATCCAATATTACAGAGCGCAAACAAGCAGAACAAGCTTTACGAGAACGAAAAGCTTTTTTGCGGGCGATTGGAGACCATATTCCCAATGGCTTTATCTACCAGATGGTTCGGGAATTAGATGGTAGCAATCGCTTTTATTACATCAGTGCTGGCGTGGAACAGACAAATGGATTGCAAGCCGAAGCGATCTTGACCGATTCAAGTCTGCTGTTTAACAACGTTTTAGCAGAAGATATACCTCACATCCTCCATAAACAGGAGGAGTCTGTGCAAACGATGTCAGTATTCGATATTCAACTACGGGAGTATTCCCCGCAAGGAGACATCCGTTGGGTGCGCCTGTGTTCAACTCCTCGCCGCCTGGATAATGGACGCATTTGTTGGGAAGGTATCCGACTCGATATTACTGACATTAAACATACTGAAGAAACCCTACGTAAGAATCAGGCTTTGCTGATAGAAGCCCAGAAAATTGCCAAGATTGGTAACTGGGAGTTTGATTTGGCTACGCAAAAAATTACTTGGACGGAGGAGCTTTTCCACATATTAAATCGAGATCCAGCGTTACGAGAACCTACTTATGAAGAAAACCTGCAACTGTATCACCCAGAAGATGCAGAGAAATTACATCAAGCGGTTGAGCAGGCAATTACTACAGGTGAATCTTACAAACTAATACTGCGATTAAATACCCAACCAGACGATCCGCCTCGCTATACAGAAGGTATTGGCCATGCAGAATTGAATGCGGATGGTCAGGTGATTCGTCTGTATGGAACTGCACAGGATGTTACAGAAAGGTTCTTAGCAGAGAAAGCTTTGCAAGAGAAAGAAAAGTTTTTAAGCAGTATTTATAACGGTGTTGAACAATGCATTTTTGTAGTAGATATTCTTGAAGATAATGACTTTCGCTTTGTGGGGTTAAATCCGATTGCTGAACGTTTATCAGGTATGCGTTCTGTGGATATGCAAGGCAAAACTCCAGAAGATCTATTTCCTCCGGAAATGGCCTCATCAATTCGACAGCATTATCAAGCTTGTGTAACTGCTAGAGAAACTATTACCTATGAAGAATGTTTACCCTTTAAAGGACAAGATACCTGGTGGATTACTAGCTTGACACCTTTATTGAACGAACATTCGCGGGTTTATCGCATTGTTGGTAGCAGTATCGAAATTAGCGATCGCAAACGAGCAGAAGAAAAGCTCAGACAAGCGGAATTGCAATACAGAACTTTAGTTGAACAAATACCTGGAATTTTTTACACTGCACCCACTATCGCTACTGCTGAATTCGCTTATATTAGCCCCCAAATTTACCAATTACTCAACATCCCCCCCGAAGAATGGGTTGCGGGTCACTTAAATACTTGGGCGAACTATGTGCATCCCGAAGATCGCGAACGCATCCAAAAAATTTTTGAATATACGATTGAAACGGGAGAACCTTTGATTGCAGAATATCGGATGTTCACCCATGAAGGTAAAATTATTTGGGTGCAGGATCGAGCTATGCGTGTGCTAGCGCCAGATGGCAAAACTCCGATTCTTCAAGGACTAGCTTTTGATATTAGCGATCGCAAACAATTAGAATTGGCTGTACAAGCTTCAGAAACCCGATTAAACAGCATACTCACTACAGCTAGCGCCTCAATTGTCAGTCTTCGGGTTTTTGCCAATTACGACTGGGAATATGAGTATCAATCTATTGGTGGCGAAATTCTTTTTGGCTATACAGCACAGGAAATTACCTCTAATAAACAGCTTTGGATGTCAAAGGTATTTCCAGAAGATCGAGATCGAGTTATTTATCCACTATTTGAAGAAATTTTTGCTGAACGTACTGCTACTGTTGAGTATCGTTTTTACCACAAAGATGGTTCTCTGCGTTGGATTTCTGCCACTTACACTTCCCATCGGGATGAAGCAGCTGATTGCTGGATTGTAACGGGAGTAAGCATTGATGTTAGCGATCGCAAACGCCTAGAACTGGCTCTACAAGCTTCCGAAAAACGATTAAAAAATATTCTTTCCACAGCTAGCGCTTCAATTTTTAGTTTTCGCGTATCTAGCAATCAAGAATGGGAATATGAATATCAGTCTACTGCTAGCGAAGTAATTTTCGGTTATACTCCATGCGAAATCCTTGCTGATAAAGATCTGTGGCTCTCAAGGGTATTTCCTGAAGACCGAGAAAAAGTAATTTATTCTCGCTTTCAGCTGAGTGTGAATGAAGGTACTAGCTCTATTGAATATCGATTCCGTCATAAAGATGGTTCTCTACGCTGGATTTCTACTACTTATTCTTCTCATCGCCAAGAGGAAACCGATTGTTGGATAATCATCGGCGTGAGCATTGATATCAGCGATCGCAAACGAGTTGAAGAAGCATTGCGAGAAAGTGAAACTTTATTTCGGACTCTCAGCGAGTCTGCACCAATTGGTATATTTAGAAGTGATATCCACGGAATGAATATTTATACCAATCCCCGTTTTCAAGTAATTAGCGGATTGAGTATTGAAGAATCATTCGGCGATCGCTGGATGCGATTTATTCACCCAGACGATTTAGCATTATTTTTACCACAATGGCGTGCATTAGCAACAATCAACCAAGAATTTTGTTCGGAAGTACGCTACATTCTCTCTAATTCAACCCTACGATTTTTTCGCATCACCATCGTTCCCATTCTCTCTGAGAAAAATGAGCTAATGGGCTATGTAGGTACAATCGAAGATATTACTGAAAGTCGGGCAATTGAGAAAATGAAGAAAGAATTTATCTCAATTGTTAGTCATGAATTACGAACACCCTTAGCTGCTATTCGTGGTGCTTTGGGATTGTTAGCAGCTGGAGTATTACAAGCGCAACCAGAAACAGCTCAACAAATGTTAGACATTGCTTACAACGATACGGAACGGTTAGTACGCTTAGTAAATGACATTTTAGATTTAGAACATTTAGAATCAAACAAATTTACTATAGTTAAGCAATGGTGTGATGCTGCTACGCTTATCCGCAAATCTGTAGAAACAGTCAATGCTCTAGCCTCTGAAAATAATGTTTCTTTAGTTATGTTATTAAGTTCTATGCAGATATGGGTAGACCCCGATCGCATTATCCAAACTCTAGTCAACTTAATCGGTAATGCCATCAAATTTTCACCGACAAATAGCACAGTAGCGGTGAGTTTGGAAGAATTAAGCGATCGCGTTTTATTTAAAGTCCAAGACCAGGGTAGAGGAATTCCTGATGAGATGCTAGAAAGTATTTTTGCCCGGTTTCAACAGGTTGATGCTAGCGATTCCCGGCAAAAAGGAGGAACAGGTTTAGGGCTAGCTATCTGTCGTGGTATTATTCAACAGCATGGTGGCATAATTTGGGCAGAAAGTACCTTAGGAAAAGGTAGTATTTTTTATTTTACAATTCCTAAAATAAATAAAAGTAATACGAAAGTTATTTAA
- a CDS encoding response regulator receiver domain protein: MSKKRILLIDDEKSLATVIQACLENLADWTVLKAESGTEGLLKAQTEKLNAILLDVMMPDIDGFTVLQQLKNNPATESIPVMLITAKVEPTKHHQYAELGIVGVINKPFDPLKLAEQVAGMLGWN; the protein is encoded by the coding sequence ATGTCCAAAAAGCGTATTCTCTTGATTGATGATGAAAAATCCTTAGCCACGGTAATTCAGGCTTGTTTAGAAAATTTAGCTGACTGGACAGTACTCAAGGCTGAATCTGGCACAGAGGGATTACTCAAAGCCCAAACTGAAAAGCTGAATGCTATTTTGCTTGATGTTATGATGCCAGATATCGATGGATTTACGGTATTACAACAGTTAAAAAATAATCCTGCTACTGAAAGTATTCCGGTAATGTTAATTACTGCCAAAGTAGAACCTACCAAGCATCATCAATATGCCGAGTTGGGAATTGTCGGTGTCATTAATAAACCTTTTGACCCTTTAAAGCTAGCAGAACAGGTAGCAGGGATGTTGGGCTGGAACTGA
- a CDS encoding two-component response regulator, giving the protein MLAKRILVIDDEKNLCTVIQACLENFGRWQVLVAQSGSEGLALATTEHPDAILLDVMMPDIDGMALFQKLQDNSTTCEIPVILLTAKVQTVDLNQFAQLGVAGVIAKPFDPLRLSEIVASTLGWQF; this is encoded by the coding sequence ATGCTCGCAAAACGCATCTTAGTAATTGATGACGAAAAAAATCTGTGTACAGTAATTCAGGCCTGTTTAGAAAACTTTGGGCGTTGGCAAGTCTTGGTAGCACAGTCTGGTAGTGAAGGCTTGGCTTTAGCCACAACTGAACATCCTGATGCAATTCTTTTAGATGTAATGATGCCAGATATAGACGGAATGGCACTTTTTCAAAAATTGCAAGACAATTCAACTACCTGCGAAATTCCAGTTATTTTACTAACGGCTAAAGTACAAACAGTAGACTTAAATCAATTTGCCCAGTTGGGCGTCGCCGGAGTGATTGCCAAACCCTTTGACCCATTGCGTCTATCGGAAATAGTTGCAAGCACTCTGGGGTGGCAGTTTTAA